From the Erpetoichthys calabaricus chromosome 12, fErpCal1.3, whole genome shotgun sequence genome, the window aaaaacacgcGTCTCCTGTGCTAGTGTATTAGGTATAATGAAATGTATGAACATGTTTAAGtgtacaaagaagaaaaaaacacttttcttctttctgtaAATTTAAAGAGACAAATGAAGACAATTTTAAGTTTGCATTATAGATTTTTCTGAGAGTTTACGCTTTTTTGGGATAATGCGACATTTTGAGGGAGGAAAGCGCTCTCTTGGATAACGTTTTGCAACCATTTGTTTTGAACTATATTGAAAGCAGGAAATTAGTATGCGGTTTGCAATTTTCGTTACTTGCTGCATTGCTAAAAAAGTATTTGCCattaaataacttttattttgctgtcatctgtttttatttatgtgacCCGAAAGCACATGAAAAACTGGAGATGAATATGGTGACTGACAACCCTACTGTCTTCTACGTGACAGATGCCGTCAGAGAGGAGGCCGCCCTTGGGACCGAAATCTCTCATCCAACGATCGCCAGTAGCCAGTCCTCTTCAAGTTCCGAAAGTCTAATTCAGGAGATGGAATCTATATACTCAAATTACATAAAGTCTCATCAGATCCACTGTCTAGACGAGAAATGCATGCAGTCAGCAAAGGAGAAGGATCTAGAAGAAGAGAAACGGTTCGCTGGCAAACCGCACAGAACAGGCAGCGAGAGTGTAGGGAGCAAGTGTCTCTCCCCAGAGCATCCCGACAGCAACTCTCCGAAGAGAAAGCAGCGGCGTTACAGGACCACCTTCACCAACTTCCAACTGGAAGAGTTGGAGAGAGCTTTTAGGAAGTCCCATTATCCGGATGTCTTTTCCAGGTATGAGATACTTCAGGTGGGATCTATGAAAAGAGCCCCTTCAAAGTACAGGAACGGTGTGTTCCGTGCGATCGGAGTGAAAATATGGATTGCTTCTAAACTGCACTCTTATTACCTCAGAACATTTGGGAAGAATGCTTAAAACGATTAAACCATTTTCAAATTGCACAAAATTTAGGATATTGTGCAGGTAATTTGTTTTAAAGTTAAAAGAGAAAGTTATATGCTGATTTTAGGATTAGtcacatcagtccatcacagacacTTGCATAATAAATAATCTGTAGAGTTGATAAATCACGCATTTCTTAATCCAATAATTATCATTCTATCTAAATTTGCAAACTATTAAACACCGATTTTCACTCACATATGTCGTAATTCTGTATAAATAATACTGCTTCTGCATTTTTCCATGTGGGTTATTCCCCAGAAATCACTGTATTTACTTGGTTTTTCTCCGTTCAGTGTTGGTAGGTGTCGAATTCCCTGGGACCCGTGAGTAACGAACGTTCTTACATAATGCCTTTTGTTCGAATTATACTTCAGATTAAAGATTATGTATCTGCTGCATTATATGATATTTGAACACAAAATATAGATCATGCTGAAATAAGATCGTATATCAGAGAGCTAAAACTTGTACCTAAATAGTTTTGGTTTATGAATTAGTATTAAGTATTAAGCACAATTCTGTATAGTATTTTAAGGAGGCTTCAACTGATTTGTTTGAAAAACACCAttatgttataaaatatttttgaatgtgtATGAATGAACTAGTTTACGTTTACTGAAAATACTGatatccatctgttttctgaatcGGTTTAATCCATCTCACAGTCGCGGGGAGCTGGTGCCAATCCTGACGCAGGGAGTCAAAATATTTGCAACGCTTCTCAGATTCACTATACGCTGTGTATGTTTAAAGAGTTTACAATTACAAACACAATTGTATGCATTATTGACTCCTCATCCCGTGATTAAGACATTCAAAGCCGGATTCTGCCTTACGTTTCATGCAATTAGGAAAGGCATCGGCTCCAAACAACCTTTTAGTGACGAAAACGGCATCAGGACGTCCTGAAGAGAATACCCTTTGAAGTGTCCTAACTTTTGATATACGTTATGTTAGTTTTACTTACTTGTTAAGGTATCTTTTTCTATCGAAGAACTACAAATACATGCCTTTCAGTCTGTTTTACATTTAGTTGCGCACAGTACTTCCCcagttaattcatttttttaagtagCCGTAATTATTCAGGCATGGAAGCTTCGGAACTGGCCTCGAATACCCAGAAACGCCAGCTCCAAGTCCCCGCTTTTTTTTCTCTCGTGTTCCAAATACGTACCTTTTAGGATGAAAGGAGATGAACGGTTCAGGTATGAATGCGGTGGCTGTGTGTGCCCTACAATGtcctggcatcctgtccagagtttgtttctGCCCTGAGCCGGGTAGATGAATGAGCTACGTCACCCTAAGGACGCGTAAATCtaaatttaaattatacattCACCTTCTTAGCCCGGCAATGAACGCACACACACGTTTAGCGTTAGTAAAATGTGCCTACACGCCTGGGTCACTTGTTTCATCAGACTTGGAAGGAGCTGAAGAATGGCACGATTCCGATTATAATAGGCTACCAAAGCACGGCGTGATAATTTTACGGTAATGAAGTCGGTCGTCTTTTTTAATATCGCAGCATCATCAAACCTTTTGAAATGATTTCTTGCCAATTGTTTTCCCTTAAAACAAGCACTTGtatcttccttttctcttttcagaGAAGAACTCGCAATGCGCTTGGATTTAACAGAGGCAAGAGTACAAGtatgtttttaagcttttctaaatgttataataataaatatatattatttatcataaaCCTTTTATATCTACGTCAGTGTAACTTGTTTGCACTCTAGTTTACCTATTTTATATGCCCCTATATTAGTTTGAATATTTTCAAAGGTTGTAACTGCTAAATAAGAACTGTAAATGTAGTGTTCAGAgaacttttttacattttcatggaACTGCAGTACAAGTGAATACTACATTATACTACAAAAGATAGATTGCATATCAAATTGTAAATAATGTCCATGATAACTCAAGAAAGAACCTAAGTAAATGTTTTGCAAGCTCtacattcacatttatttatttagctgatgcttttatctaaagtgacttacaaatcatAAATGCAATGGAGCACTGGCAGGTTAAGTGATCTgttgaatatactgtagatagctGAGTTGGAAACAGatatatgaataaaaatgaatgttagCTTAAACATTATGAACCAAACTGTTAGCGGGCCctttacattatttatattaaacataTAGCATCCaaagtacagaaaaagaaaagctaaaaTGAATGACTAGCTTTCAGATCTATTTCTCTGGCTATTGATGGGCAATATCGAGATCAaaaattttctattttctatatcTCTAGATATTacaataaatttttttaaaaagtcaatttaaaaaaaaagtaacagaacaaaaaataaaggacaagcatACTCATTGAGCATTTCTATTCagcatttttaaagatttgtttcaaACAGTTTGTGCCTTTCATACAAAGTAGCAAACTCATTATATTTGGTTTAGAagtcaaagataaaaaaaaaaaaaaattccgaaAATCATTATCAGTCCATAAATACTGTAAAGGTGAAAGTGACATAAATTAAGACAAACAACATGCTGGTATTTCTTGGTGGGTAATATAAATACTGATCAAGCAATGCATGATTATGAATCCGTTCAACATCCACTGCATTTTATAAAGGTAATAATTTTGAATTGATCTTAACAATGAGAATAGTACTGATCAAATAATGGCAGCactcttgttgttttctttcaGGTTTGGTTTCAGAACCGCAGGGCTAAGTGGCGAAAGAGGGAGAAGGCTGGCTTGCTGAGTAATATACCTGGACTGTCTCTTGGTGCTCCGCTGGGTCTGTATTTGGATATCCCACTGAACCAGACCATAGGTTTGGATCCAGCATGGAGATCTGCTGCACTTCCTGCCTTGGGAATCCCTCACTCGTCTCCAGCTTTGAACCCATCAGGGCTGGGCAATCTGGGCCTGAACACACTAACCTGGGCTTCTCTTTTTCGACATTCCCTCATTCAGCCACATTTCAACAGGTAAACTCACATTACATGACCATTGTGGTCCTTGGTAAGTCAGACATGTAGTCCAGTCACAATTCTTCATGAGGACCAGCATATTATAGTACACCGTGACAATGAAAGCAGAATGAAACAATAGTCCTTTGAAGTGAAGTGAAAATAGCAGAAGAAATGaaaactatttttattaattttaaaggtGCTTATATggcataaataaattcataatacATTTCACTGTATCTTGCCTGACACTGTGAGCCTAGTTCTGTTTACAACGAGGTGtcttctgcatggagtttgcatgtttggtTGCATGGGATCCCCCCACTTTCTAAAGATGAGTATGTTGGATTAGGGAACCCACTCAGTTCAGTTTATAGTAGGTACGGGTGTGTGATGGTGCTAATCAGTTCCAGCAATATCGGGTGCAAACTGGGAGCCAGCACAGTTTTTGTTACTAAAGTCACTTGACTGAGTGCGGACAAGCGTGCCCTACTGTGGACTGGTGTCTTATTCAGCACTGGCTCTGACCTTGTACTTGATGGTGCTGAGGTGAGATTCAGCCCAcataatcatttaatttaataaatgaacTGATGGATGAATGCActgtcatataataataataataataattcattacatttatatatctcaTGTAGATATTTTGCTaacttattgttttatttatgaagaGATTTCTAATGGTTACATTGTGTACATTTTTCGGTATAAAGTAAGGATTTGTCACCTTCATGCATAAAACGAATGGGcttataaatacacatttttaagaatGCTGCAACACAGTTCTTCAGCTCGCCAGTGGTAGTAGCTGCTGGGCTTTATTACAACTTACATAAGTAATGATGACCTTGTGGTTATTTAGACTTTTACTATCCTGTTTCCAAGCTTAGACTTGAGGATTCTTAATTATCTCTAAATCAGTGGGGTTTTTTTCCCTAAAAATAGCCAACCCAAGATTTGGTAAAAATTTTACTTTACATGAGGTCATTCTGCGTCCTTAATGTACCAATTATGGGTTATGCGTTAAGGTTTAACTTGGggatatttcattttaatgaacagACCTCTTAGGTAGACCTGCTTGTTCATGTCTCTAGCATCTGGACCTGTGGCTTGAAAACTGAATGTAATGCAGaaactcaatttaaaaaaaaactattgagtCATAAAAGGAGGGAGAACTAAGCACAAACTCAAGAATCCATATGCCACAACATTAAATTGAAAACCTAAATAAAGGatgttcccaaaattaaaaaacagaaacaaaggttAAAAGCACACTTGAAGGCTTTATATTCTTTTCTAAAGTTTAGATCCATTTTCATATTACAGAATTGTCCTGATGCAGCCCTTcattataaatatcaatatacTACTTTACTATTTGTCACATAACAGGATAATGCTAAATTGGCAGAATGaattcagaaacagaaaatcaagaaGTTGACCTAATCATGGCATTTTGTTACCACCTGTATAGTTAACCCAATTTATTATACCGTAAAGCAACAACGTGAATAGACTAAAATTGTCTTCTAtgtgaaataaaggaaaatagaCTATATG encodes:
- the LOC114661509 gene encoding aristaless-related homeobox protein-like; this translates as MNMVTDNPTVFYVTDAVREEAALGTEISHPTIASSQSSSSSESLIQEMESIYSNYIKSHQIHCLDEKCMQSAKEKDLEEEKRFAGKPHRTGSESVGSKCLSPEHPDSNSPKRKQRRYRTTFTNFQLEELERAFRKSHYPDVFSREELAMRLDLTEARVQVWFQNRRAKWRKREKAGLLSNIPGLSLGAPLGLYLDIPLNQTIGLDPAWRSAALPALGIPHSSPALNPSGLGNLGLNTLTWASLFRHSLIQPHFNRFFSAVNPLMGTASFLLKPPGQVFDSSAPPLMLDATSSDRKSSSIAALRLKAKEHVVHMPPLDT